In Fusarium oxysporum f. sp. lycopersici 4287 chromosome 2, whole genome shotgun sequence, a genomic segment contains:
- a CDS encoding DNA-directed RNA polymerase I, II, and III subunit RPABC1 — MDIDHVPTDARSKEVVRLWRAWRTIHEMVADREYELAEEEVKISLDRFRDEYCNPDGSINRAKLQFSARPSENMIRKNTPPVTAANPNPNPGADCGPVWVEFLADKTFGVNQIRQFAKYVITNNYKTGIMVTHVPLSPAARKTLQSVESVAKIECFLEDDLLVNITHHELVPKHVLLSREEKLALLKRYRLKETQLPRILQKDPVARYLGLKRGQVVKIIRNSETAGRYASYRLCV; from the exons ATGGATATCGATCACGTCCCCACCGATGCCAGGTCTAAGGAGGTTGTTCGCCTTTGGCGAGCATGGAGGACTATCCATGAGATGGTCGCGGACCGA GAATACGAGCTCGCTGAAGAGGAAGTCAAGATCTCTCTCGACCGCTTCCGCGACGAATACTGCAACCCCGACGGTTCCATCAA CCGCGCCAAGCTTCAATTCTCGGCGCGTCCCAGCGAGAACATGATCCGCAAAAACACACCTCCCGTGACAGCAgccaaccccaaccccaaccccGGCGCCGACTGCGGTCCTGTCTGGGTTGAGTTCCTCGCCGATAAGACTTTCGGCGTCAACCAGATCCGACAATTTGCCAAATATGTGATCACGAACAACTACAAGACTGGCATCATGGTAACACACGTTCCTCTCTCACCCGCCGCCCGCAAGACTCTCCAGAGTGTCGAGTCCGTCGCTAAGATCGAGTGCTTTCTCGAGGATGATCTTCTTGTCAACATTACCCACCACGAGCTTGTTCCCAAGCACGTCTTGCTCTCCCGCGAGGAGAAGCTCGCTCTTCTCAAGCGCTATCGCCTCAAGGAGACCCAACTACCACGTATTTTGCAAAAGGACCCTGTTGCTCGTTACTTGGGTCTGAAGCGGGGCCAAGTTGTTAAGATTATCCGAAACAGTGAAACGGCTGGTCGTTATGCCAGTTATAGATTGTGTGTATAG